A single genomic interval of Streptomyces sp. BA2 harbors:
- the glgA gene encoding glycogen synthase codes for MRVGLLTREYPPDVYGGAGVHVEFLARELEAFVDVDVHCWGNGESARGPVRHQAWDSLNGANDALRTFSVDLSMAAALTGRDLVHSHTWYANLAGHFGKLLHGIPHVMTSHSLEPLRPWKAEQLGGGYALSSWAERTAAEAADGVIAVSRGMRADILSCYPAIDPAKVHVVHNGIDTGLYRPDHGTDVLERLGIDPERPYVLFVGRITRQKGVPHLLRAAKELDPAAQLVLCAGAPDTPQIDAEFRTLFQELSRARGGVHWIPEMLPRPQVIQLLTHARVFVCPSVYEPLGIVNLEAMACGTPVVASDVGGIPEVVAHGSTGLLVPYEEQEPAAFEARLAQALNELVADPHTASRMGAAGRDRAVREFGWDAVARRTADVYEELLESK; via the coding sequence GTGCGAGTGGGACTGCTCACCCGGGAGTATCCGCCGGACGTCTACGGCGGCGCCGGAGTCCATGTCGAGTTCCTCGCGAGGGAGTTAGAGGCTTTCGTCGATGTCGACGTGCACTGCTGGGGGAACGGGGAATCCGCCCGCGGACCCGTACGCCACCAGGCGTGGGACTCCCTGAACGGCGCCAACGACGCCCTGCGGACCTTCTCAGTGGACCTGTCCATGGCGGCCGCTCTCACGGGACGCGACCTCGTCCACTCCCACACCTGGTACGCCAACCTCGCGGGCCACTTCGGCAAGCTCCTGCACGGCATCCCGCACGTCATGACCTCGCACTCCCTGGAGCCCCTGCGCCCCTGGAAGGCCGAGCAACTGGGCGGCGGTTACGCCCTGTCCAGCTGGGCCGAGCGCACCGCCGCCGAGGCCGCGGACGGAGTCATCGCCGTCTCACGCGGCATGCGGGCCGACATCCTCAGCTGCTACCCCGCCATCGACCCGGCGAAGGTGCACGTCGTCCACAACGGCATCGACACCGGCCTCTACCGCCCCGACCACGGCACGGACGTCCTCGAACGCCTGGGGATCGACCCCGAGCGGCCCTACGTCCTGTTCGTCGGCCGCATCACCCGGCAAAAGGGCGTGCCCCACCTGCTGCGTGCCGCAAAGGAGTTGGACCCCGCCGCCCAGCTCGTGCTCTGCGCCGGCGCCCCCGACACCCCGCAGATCGACGCCGAGTTCCGCACCCTCTTCCAGGAGCTGAGCCGTGCCCGCGGGGGAGTCCACTGGATCCCGGAGATGCTGCCGCGCCCGCAGGTCATCCAACTCCTCACGCACGCCCGGGTGTTCGTCTGCCCCTCCGTGTACGAGCCGCTCGGCATCGTCAACCTAGAGGCGATGGCCTGCGGCACCCCGGTCGTGGCATCGGACGTCGGCGGCATCCCCGAGGTCGTCGCCCACGGAAGCACAGGGCTCCTCGTCCCGTACGAGGAGCAGGAGCCGGCAGCCTTCGAGGCGCGGCTCGCGCAGGCCCTGAACGAACTCGTCGCCGACCCGCACACCGCGAGCCGCATGGGCGCGGCCGGACGCGACCGGGCCGTCAGGGAGTTCGGCTGGGACGCGGTCGCGCGGCGTACGGCCGACGTGTACGAGGAGTTACTCGAGTCCAAGTGA
- a CDS encoding substrate-binding domain-containing protein, translating to MRVSLKDVAERAGVSIKTVSNVVNKYQHVTPAMRARVQEAIDELGYRPNLTARHLRKGRTGIIALAVPELGNPYFAELAGAVIDAAAEHDFTVLLDHTRGEREQEVLVSQGFRARVIDGLILSPLELEAADLLGREDDVPLVLLGERQYDLPYDHIAIDNVAAARTAVCHLIGRGRSRIAYLGARTDSANQPANLRLQGWREELTQAGIAAPDNLVGPVGGWNRWDGAKAMARMLDSGVRPDAVFAYNDLVAIGAMRVLHERGLRVPWDVAVVGFDDIAEGQFGAVTLTTVSPDKQAIARLAVASLLRSLEGTAEPEGRELTAEFRLVERESTLGRR from the coding sequence GTGCGGGTTAGCCTCAAGGACGTCGCGGAGCGCGCGGGCGTCTCCATCAAGACCGTCTCGAACGTGGTGAACAAATATCAGCACGTCACCCCGGCGATGCGGGCGCGCGTGCAGGAGGCCATCGACGAGCTGGGCTACCGCCCGAACTTGACGGCACGTCACCTGCGCAAGGGCCGTACGGGAATCATCGCCCTTGCCGTTCCCGAGCTCGGCAACCCGTACTTCGCCGAGCTGGCGGGCGCGGTCATCGACGCGGCGGCCGAGCACGACTTCACCGTCCTGCTCGACCACACCCGTGGCGAACGCGAGCAGGAGGTCCTGGTCAGCCAGGGCTTCCGGGCCCGGGTCATCGACGGTCTGATCCTGAGCCCGCTGGAGCTCGAAGCGGCCGACCTGCTCGGCCGCGAGGACGACGTACCGCTGGTGCTGCTCGGTGAGCGCCAGTACGACCTGCCCTACGACCACATCGCGATCGACAACGTCGCGGCGGCACGCACGGCGGTGTGCCACCTCATCGGCCGCGGCCGCTCCCGTATCGCGTATCTCGGCGCCCGCACGGACTCCGCGAACCAGCCCGCGAACCTCCGACTCCAGGGCTGGCGCGAGGAGTTGACGCAGGCGGGGATAGCCGCGCCGGACAATCTGGTGGGCCCGGTCGGCGGCTGGAACCGCTGGGACGGGGCGAAGGCGATGGCGCGGATGCTGGACTCCGGGGTGCGGCCCGACGCGGTGTTCGCGTACAACGACCTGGTGGCGATCGGCGCCATGCGCGTGCTGCACGAGCGGGGACTGCGCGTGCCGTGGGACGTGGCGGTGGTGGGCTTCGACGACATCGCCGAGGGCCAGTTCGGGGCGGTCACCCTCACCACGGTCTCGCCGGACAAACAGGCCATCGCCCGCCTCGCGGTGGCCTCGCTGCTGCGGAGCCTTGAGGGCACGGCCGAGCCCGAGGGGCGTGAACTCACCGCGGAATTCCGCCTGGTGGAGCGCGAGAGCACACTGGGCCGACGCTGA
- a CDS encoding ABC transporter substrate-binding protein: MKPTTRLSRTSARTLLAAGLAASLALATGCAKSEDDGDKSSASQDQGDSGQVVSEPSAGSGPTCAIDAYGGKKLDLKSATVGFSQSEKEANPFRIAETASIKAEAKKRGVKLLTANAQSQFSKQISDVQDLIAKGADLLVIAPLNSDGWEPVLRSASAKHIPIITIDRKINAKACKNYVSFIGSDFVEQGKRAADQMIKSTGGKGKVAILLGAAGNNVTTERTKGFEDRIKEKAPDLKVVFKQTGEFAREKGQQVTEQLIQSKPDITGIYAENDEMGLGAVNALKGAGKKAGDVKIVTVDGTRNAVQGIVDGWIDGVIESNPRFGPLAFQTLDTFTKGTKVSQDIVIKDSAYTKTNAKADLGKAY, translated from the coding sequence ATGAAGCCGACCACACGCCTTAGCCGCACCTCAGCCAGGACCCTCCTCGCCGCCGGTCTCGCCGCGAGCCTCGCGCTCGCCACCGGGTGCGCCAAGTCCGAGGACGACGGCGACAAGAGCTCCGCGTCACAGGACCAGGGCGACTCGGGCCAGGTCGTCTCGGAGCCGAGCGCGGGCAGCGGCCCGACCTGTGCGATAGACGCCTACGGCGGCAAGAAGCTCGATCTCAAGTCCGCCACGGTCGGCTTCTCCCAGTCCGAGAAGGAGGCCAACCCCTTCCGCATCGCGGAGACGGCGTCCATCAAGGCCGAGGCGAAGAAGCGCGGCGTCAAACTCCTGACCGCCAACGCCCAGTCGCAGTTCTCCAAGCAGATCAGCGACGTCCAGGACCTCATCGCCAAGGGCGCCGACCTCCTCGTCATCGCACCGCTGAACTCCGACGGCTGGGAGCCGGTGCTGCGCTCGGCCTCCGCCAAGCACATCCCGATCATCACCATCGACCGCAAGATCAACGCCAAGGCCTGCAAGAACTACGTGAGCTTCATCGGCTCCGACTTCGTCGAGCAGGGCAAGCGCGCGGCGGACCAGATGATCAAGTCGACGGGTGGCAAGGGCAAGGTCGCGATCCTGCTCGGCGCGGCGGGCAACAACGTCACCACCGAGCGCACCAAGGGCTTCGAGGACCGCATCAAGGAGAAGGCCCCCGACCTGAAGGTCGTCTTCAAGCAGACGGGCGAGTTCGCCCGCGAGAAGGGCCAGCAGGTCACCGAGCAGCTCATCCAGTCCAAGCCGGACATCACCGGGATCTACGCCGAGAACGACGAGATGGGCCTCGGCGCCGTCAACGCCCTCAAGGGCGCGGGCAAGAAGGCCGGCGACGTGAAGATCGTGACGGTCGACGGCACGCGCAACGCCGTGCAGGGCATCGTCGACGGCTGGATCGACGGCGTCATCGAGTCGAACCCGCGCTTCGGCCCGCTCGCCTTCCAGACCCTCGACACCTTCACCAAGGGCACGAAGGTCTCGCAGGACATCGTCATCAAGGACAGCGCGTACACGAAGACCAACGCCAAGGCGGACCTCGGCAAGGCGTACTGA
- a CDS encoding (2Fe-2S)-binding protein, producing the protein METPLDLTEVGSVGGFFALRTGAPPGGAQVKPLARVYAGESGPLAFRVDKVAARLGAPDARIAVSVAQLGLAARLWSVALGSAALHGEVPDLDPALLHWDADGSSPDDLWLTDVRTRPGDAASIRDIVQHGHLAPLADALRTRHRISAPLLWGNAGSALAGAARELDTWARRNGRTDVGERARALAVELFDHPDLRGTGTLTGTAFRRRSCCLYYRCPGGGLCGDCCFDRPPQRPVRASSPPGASG; encoded by the coding sequence GTGGAAACCCCTCTCGACCTGACAGAAGTCGGCTCCGTCGGCGGATTCTTCGCCCTGCGCACGGGGGCGCCGCCCGGCGGTGCCCAAGTGAAGCCCCTGGCGAGGGTGTACGCGGGAGAGAGCGGGCCCCTCGCGTTCCGCGTCGACAAGGTCGCCGCCCGGCTCGGAGCGCCCGACGCGCGCATCGCGGTGTCCGTGGCGCAGCTGGGGCTCGCGGCGCGGCTGTGGTCCGTGGCGCTCGGCTCCGCCGCGCTGCACGGCGAAGTGCCGGACCTCGACCCGGCGCTGCTGCACTGGGACGCGGACGGCAGCTCGCCCGACGACCTGTGGCTGACGGACGTGCGGACGCGGCCCGGCGACGCCGCGAGCATCCGGGACATCGTGCAGCACGGTCATCTGGCGCCCCTGGCCGACGCCTTGCGCACGCGCCACCGGATCTCCGCACCCCTCCTGTGGGGCAACGCGGGCTCCGCGCTCGCCGGAGCCGCACGCGAACTGGACACCTGGGCCCGCCGCAACGGACGTACCGACGTGGGGGAACGCGCACGGGCGCTCGCCGTCGAACTCTTCGACCACCCCGACCTGCGCGGCACCGGAACCCTGACCGGCACCGCCTTCCGCCGCCGAAGCTGTTGCCTCTACTACCGCTGCCCGGGCGGCGGCCTGTGCGGCGACTGCTGCTTCGACCGGCCGCCCCAGAGGCCGGTGCGGGCCTCTTCCCCACCGGGCGCTTCTGGGTGA
- a CDS encoding sugar ABC transporter ATP-binding protein, giving the protein MPDVLSVTHLTKTFPGVRALDEVDFTARAGEVHALIGENGAGKSTLIKVLTGVYAPDTGNLTYNNRQVTFATPLEAQHAGISTIYQEVNLVPLMSVARNLFLGREPRGRLGLIDFRRMHREADAALKRLGISVDVRRPLRELGVGTQQMVALARAVSVDAQVVIMDEPTSSLEPREVQTLFGVIRMLRDRGIAVIYVSHRLEELYEVCDTVTVLRDGKLVHTGPIAELDRLRLVSLMLGREVGEVREEGVTKFSGEHAPETQPVLQATDLTMRHHLHGVSVEIRPGEVVGLGGLLGSGRSETAKAIAGALATDSGNVLIAGSPIRTGSPPAAIRAGISLLPEDRKAEGIVPGLSVRENIALAALPRLSRFGLVNESRIDGIVDTFMRRLRIKASGPHQKVGELSGGNQQKVLLARWLAMNPKVLLLDEPTRGIDIGAKAEVQKLIDELANDGLAVLLISSDMEELIEGSDRVIVLKDGTVIEELTGAQVTEDALMRAIATTGGPSESE; this is encoded by the coding sequence ATGCCTGACGTCCTCTCAGTAACCCACCTGACCAAGACGTTCCCCGGCGTACGAGCTCTCGACGAGGTCGACTTCACCGCGCGCGCCGGTGAGGTGCACGCCTTGATAGGCGAGAACGGCGCGGGCAAGTCAACCCTGATCAAAGTCCTCACAGGCGTATACGCACCGGACACAGGCAACCTGACGTACAACAACCGCCAAGTCACCTTCGCCACCCCCCTGGAGGCCCAGCACGCGGGCATCTCCACCATCTACCAGGAGGTCAACCTCGTCCCCCTGATGAGCGTGGCCCGCAACCTCTTCCTCGGCCGCGAGCCACGCGGCCGTCTCGGCCTCATCGACTTCCGCCGCATGCACCGCGAGGCGGACGCGGCCCTCAAACGGCTCGGCATAAGCGTCGACGTACGCCGTCCTCTACGCGAACTCGGCGTCGGCACACAGCAGATGGTGGCCCTGGCCCGAGCGGTCTCGGTCGACGCGCAGGTCGTCATCATGGACGAGCCGACGTCGTCCCTCGAACCCCGCGAGGTACAGACCCTGTTCGGCGTCATCCGCATGCTGCGGGACCGCGGGATAGCGGTGATCTACGTCAGCCATCGCCTTGAGGAGCTCTACGAGGTGTGCGACACGGTCACCGTCCTCCGCGACGGCAAGCTGGTACACACGGGACCCATCGCAGAGCTCGACCGACTACGTCTCGTCTCCCTCATGCTGGGTCGCGAGGTCGGCGAGGTCCGCGAAGAGGGCGTAACCAAGTTCTCCGGAGAACACGCCCCAGAAACCCAACCAGTCCTCCAAGCCACTGACCTGACGATGCGCCACCACCTCCACGGCGTATCCGTCGAGATCCGCCCAGGCGAGGTCGTAGGGCTGGGGGGCCTGCTCGGCTCGGGCCGCAGCGAGACGGCGAAGGCGATCGCGGGTGCACTTGCGACCGACTCGGGCAACGTACTGATAGCCGGAAGCCCGATCCGCACCGGCTCACCCCCCGCCGCCATCCGGGCCGGGATCAGCCTCCTCCCCGAGGACCGCAAGGCCGAGGGGATAGTCCCCGGCCTCTCGGTCCGCGAGAACATCGCACTCGCAGCACTCCCCCGCCTCTCGCGCTTCGGCCTGGTGAACGAGAGCCGCATCGACGGGATCGTCGACACGTTCATGAGGCGACTGCGCATCAAGGCATCGGGCCCCCACCAGAAAGTGGGCGAACTGTCGGGCGGCAACCAGCAAAAGGTCCTCCTGGCCCGCTGGCTTGCGATGAACCCCAAGGTCCTCCTCCTCGACGAACCCACCCGAGGCATAGACATCGGCGCGAAGGCCGAAGTCCAAAAGCTCATAGACGAGCTGGCCAACGACGGCCTTGCGGTCCTCCTCATCTCCTCCGACATGGAGGAACTGATAGAGGGCTCGGACCGAGTCATCGTCCTCAAGGACGGCACGGTGATCGAAGAACTCACCGGCGCCCAGGTCACAGAGGACGCCCTCATGCGAGCGATAGCCACCACCGGGGGCCCCAGTGAGAGTGAGTAA
- a CDS encoding ABC transporter permease, with protein MTDLALGAKAADRERTLRFLQNYGVYLGVAVLLILNIALTPHFLSAENFRTQAVQVAPVLIVALGMALAIGSEGVDLSVGSVMALSTSLLSLYLGYGTWIALVVAVIGGAAIGIANGSLIAFIGVQPIVATLALMVAGRGLALVLLPQLKDVRDPTMASLGSGAILGIPYLVLIAAALALLVAFVVRRTTFGRQLLAIGDSRPAARLAGLPVRRVLILVYVCSGALAAIAGVLATARLTASDPTSLGNLMELSAITAVVVGGTPLSGGRVRIGGTVAGAVLIQLLTATLIKHDLPPSWTQIAQAVVIILAVYAARERGKR; from the coding sequence ATGACTGACCTCGCCCTAGGAGCCAAAGCCGCCGACCGCGAGCGCACCCTCCGCTTCCTCCAGAACTACGGCGTCTACCTGGGCGTAGCCGTACTCCTGATCCTGAACATCGCCCTCACCCCCCACTTCCTCTCCGCCGAGAACTTCCGCACCCAGGCAGTCCAGGTAGCCCCCGTCCTCATCGTCGCGCTAGGCATGGCGCTAGCCATAGGCAGCGAGGGCGTGGACCTCTCCGTCGGCTCGGTCATGGCGCTGTCCACGTCCCTCCTCTCCCTCTACCTCGGCTACGGGACATGGATCGCCCTCGTGGTCGCGGTCATAGGCGGCGCAGCCATAGGCATCGCGAACGGCTCCCTCATCGCCTTCATCGGCGTCCAACCCATCGTCGCCACACTGGCGTTGATGGTCGCGGGCCGGGGCCTCGCCCTCGTACTCCTCCCCCAGCTCAAGGACGTACGCGACCCGACCATGGCATCGCTCGGCTCCGGAGCGATCCTCGGCATCCCCTACCTGGTCCTGATCGCAGCAGCCCTCGCGCTCCTCGTCGCCTTCGTCGTCCGCCGAACCACCTTCGGCCGCCAACTCCTCGCCATCGGCGACAGCCGCCCCGCGGCCCGCCTCGCGGGACTCCCCGTACGCCGTGTCCTGATCCTGGTCTACGTCTGCTCCGGAGCACTGGCCGCCATCGCGGGCGTCCTCGCGACAGCCCGCCTCACCGCGAGCGATCCGACTTCGCTCGGCAACCTGATGGAACTGTCCGCGATCACCGCGGTCGTGGTCGGCGGCACCCCGCTCAGCGGCGGGCGCGTACGGATCGGCGGCACCGTCGCGGGCGCCGTGCTGATCCAGCTGCTCACCGCCACGCTCATCAAGCACGATCTGCCGCCCTCCTGGACCCAGATCGCCCAGGCCGTAGTGATCATTCTCGCCGTCTACGCGGCACGGGAGAGGGGCAAGCGGTGA
- a CDS encoding ABC transporter permease — MKKPEDEPTGPTRSERLSALAQQHGALVTLLVAVTAASLSFDTFLTGDNLENMAVSSAFLAVVALGMTFVIITGGIDLSVGSLFALGGVLAAWGSQYGTAVALLLPLAVCGLIGLVNGLLIARSRLAPFIVTLAAMLGARGILLSITDEGSKTYLVDKDSFFATLGQGKVLGVGAPVWITLALFVAGAVVLRRSRFGQYVYAVGGNEDAAALMGAPVARTKVTVYTLSGLCAGLAGALNAAWLVSGVTILGSGMELEAISAVVIGGTLLTGGFGFISGSLVGVLLLKVIQNVINQIGSLDSAYQQVVSGAFLALVVIAQTWLGRRRRVL; from the coding sequence ATGAAGAAGCCAGAGGACGAACCAACAGGCCCGACCCGCTCCGAACGCCTCAGCGCCCTGGCCCAACAACACGGCGCCCTGGTCACGTTGCTCGTGGCCGTCACAGCCGCGTCGCTCAGCTTCGACACGTTCCTGACCGGCGACAACCTGGAGAACATGGCGGTGTCCTCCGCGTTCCTCGCGGTCGTGGCACTCGGCATGACGTTCGTGATCATCACGGGCGGCATCGATCTCTCGGTCGGCTCGCTCTTCGCCCTCGGCGGCGTCCTCGCGGCCTGGGGTTCCCAGTACGGAACAGCGGTGGCGCTCCTCCTCCCCCTGGCCGTCTGCGGGCTCATCGGCCTGGTCAACGGCCTCCTCATCGCCCGCTCCCGCCTCGCCCCCTTCATCGTGACGCTGGCCGCGATGCTGGGCGCACGCGGCATCCTCCTGTCCATCACCGACGAGGGCTCCAAGACCTACCTGGTCGACAAGGACTCGTTCTTCGCGACACTCGGCCAGGGAAAGGTCCTCGGTGTCGGAGCCCCGGTCTGGATCACGCTCGCCCTCTTCGTGGCCGGCGCCGTGGTCCTGCGCCGCAGCCGCTTCGGGCAGTACGTGTACGCGGTCGGCGGCAACGAAGACGCGGCGGCCCTCATGGGCGCCCCGGTGGCCCGCACCAAGGTCACCGTCTACACACTCTCCGGCCTCTGCGCGGGCCTCGCGGGCGCGCTCAACGCGGCCTGGCTGGTCTCGGGCGTCACCATCCTCGGCTCGGGCATGGAACTGGAGGCGATCTCCGCGGTCGTGATCGGCGGCACGCTGCTGACCGGCGGATTCGGCTTCATCAGCGGATCACTCGTCGGCGTACTGCTCCTGAAGGTCATCCAGAACGTCATCAACCAGATCGGCTCGCTCGACTCGGCCTACCAACAGGTGGTCAGCGGCGCCTTCCTGGCGCTCGTCGTGATCGCACAGACGTGGCTTGGCCGCAGACGGCGGGTGCTGTAG
- a CDS encoding class I SAM-dependent methyltransferase: MHRNIRSVDDVLKLMDGLFAPEADRWTADAANWWDGFYTDRSRPVPFFVAKPDENLASYVDRGLLTPGRALDLGCGPGRNSLYLASLGFQVDAVDLSPAAVAWAEERAREAGADIRFHRGDAFALTEAELSGPYDLIHDSGCFHHLPPHRRVSYLSLLDRALAPGGHLALTSFAAGEAGSGSELPDADFYRASGLQGGLAYTPESLRWIFSDLTEVELRRMRDEPDDSAYFGEPFLWTALFRKDA, encoded by the coding sequence ATGCACCGGAACATACGCAGTGTCGACGACGTCCTGAAGCTCATGGACGGCCTGTTCGCGCCAGAAGCCGACCGCTGGACCGCCGACGCGGCGAACTGGTGGGACGGCTTCTACACCGACCGCTCACGGCCGGTGCCCTTCTTCGTGGCGAAACCGGACGAGAACCTGGCCTCGTACGTCGACCGGGGCCTGCTCACGCCGGGCCGAGCCCTCGATCTGGGCTGCGGGCCCGGCCGCAACTCCCTGTACCTGGCCTCCCTGGGGTTCCAGGTGGACGCCGTCGACCTCTCCCCGGCGGCCGTCGCCTGGGCCGAGGAGCGGGCCCGCGAGGCCGGGGCGGACATCCGTTTCCACCGCGGTGACGCCTTCGCGCTCACGGAGGCCGAACTGAGTGGCCCCTACGACCTGATCCACGACTCGGGCTGCTTCCACCACCTGCCGCCGCACCGCCGCGTCAGCTACCTCTCCCTGCTCGACCGCGCCCTCGCCCCCGGCGGCCACCTCGCCCTCACCAGCTTCGCCGCCGGAGAGGCGGGGTCCGGCTCCGAGCTGCCCGACGCGGACTTCTACCGCGCGTCCGGACTCCAGGGCGGCCTCGCCTACACGCCGGAGTCCCTGCGCTGGATCTTCTCCGACCTCACGGAGGTCGAACTGCGGCGCATGCGCGACGAACCGGACGACTCCGCGTACTTCGGCGAACCCTTCCTCTGGACGGCCCTGTTCCGCAAAGACGCCTAG
- the glgC gene encoding glucose-1-phosphate adenylyltransferase, which translates to MRGGPSVLGIVLAGGEGKRLQPLTADRAKPAVTFGGTYRLVDFVLSNLVNGDILRICVLTQYKSHSLDRHVTTTWRMSSLLGNYVTPVPAQQRLGPRWYLGSADAILQSLNLVHDEQPDYIAVFGADHVYRMDPRQMLTQHFESGAGVTVAGIRVPRSEASSFGIITPARDGLRVDRFLEKPTDPPGLPGSPNEVFASMGNYVFTTKTLVDAIQQDAEDDNSKHDMGGSILPMLTDRGLAQVYDFDDNHVPGETARDHGYWRDVGTLDAYYEAHMDLISDQPVFNLDNRRWPIYTHPGGLPPAKFCAAGIASESIVSAGCVIRGQVTRSVLSPGVTIEDGAVVQGSVLHDNVRVGRGAVVRGAVLDKNVDVPPGATIGVNPERDEQLYTVSKGGVIALGKGQVVPM; encoded by the coding sequence ATGCGCGGTGGACCTTCGGTGCTCGGAATCGTCCTGGCGGGCGGTGAGGGAAAGCGTCTGCAGCCCCTCACGGCCGACCGGGCCAAACCAGCGGTCACGTTCGGCGGCACGTACCGCCTCGTCGACTTCGTGCTCTCCAATCTCGTCAACGGCGACATCCTGCGGATCTGCGTACTGACCCAGTACAAGTCGCACTCACTGGACCGGCACGTCACGACCACCTGGCGGATGTCGAGCCTCCTCGGCAACTACGTCACTCCGGTCCCGGCACAGCAACGCCTGGGCCCGCGCTGGTACTTGGGCAGCGCGGACGCGATCCTGCAGTCCCTCAACCTCGTCCACGACGAACAGCCCGACTACATCGCGGTGTTCGGCGCCGACCACGTCTACCGGATGGACCCCCGGCAGATGCTCACCCAGCACTTCGAGAGCGGCGCGGGGGTGACGGTCGCCGGGATCCGCGTGCCGCGCTCCGAGGCGTCGTCCTTCGGCATCATCACGCCCGCCCGAGACGGCCTGCGCGTCGACCGCTTCCTGGAGAAGCCCACCGACCCGCCAGGACTGCCCGGATCGCCGAACGAGGTCTTCGCCTCCATGGGCAACTACGTCTTCACGACGAAGACCCTCGTCGACGCCATCCAGCAGGATGCCGAGGACGACAACTCCAAGCACGACATGGGCGGTTCGATCCTCCCCATGCTCACCGACCGCGGCCTTGCCCAGGTGTACGACTTCGACGACAACCACGTACCGGGGGAGACCGCGCGCGACCACGGCTACTGGCGTGACGTCGGCACGCTCGACGCGTACTACGAAGCGCACATGGACCTGATCTCCGACCAGCCGGTCTTCAACCTGGACAACCGGCGCTGGCCCATCTACACCCATCCGGGCGGCCTGCCGCCCGCCAAGTTCTGCGCGGCGGGCATCGCCAGCGAGTCCATCGTCAGCGCCGGTTGCGTCATCCGGGGGCAGGTCACACGGTCCGTGCTCTCACCCGGTGTGACGATCGAGGACGGGGCGGTGGTGCAGGGGTCGGTGCTGCACGACAACGTCCGCGTCGGCAGGGGAGCGGTGGTGCGGGGCGCCGTCCTCGACAAGAACGTGGACGTCCCGCCCGGGGCGACGATCGGGGTCAACCCCGAGCGGGACGAACAGCTCTACACCGTGTCGAAGGGGGGCGTGATCGCCCTTGGGAAGGGGCAGGTTGTTCCCATGTAG